A segment of the Pedobacter faecalis genome:
TAAACTGTTTTGGATACTCTGTTCTGCTTACTGGCCAGAACCGGCTACCCACGCCGCCCGCCATGATTAATGCGTAATTGTTTTTGTTCATGTTTTAAAAAAAACGCCTCGTTTAAATGATCCCTTCCTGAAGGAGATCGTGTAAATGTAACATTCCAAAATATCTTTCACGATCGGTAACCAGCAACTGTGTGATATTATTTTCTTTTATGACATTAAGTGCATCAATGGCAAGGGTGTCCCTGTCTACCCGTTTTGGTGTGCTTGTCATCAGATCACTCGCTTTTAAGTTGGTCAGGTCCGTCTGCTTTTCCAGCATACGCCTGATATCCCCATCGGTAATAACACCCAGAATATTGTCGCCATCTATAACAACCACTGCTCCCAAACGGTTTTGACTAATTTCTACAATCACATCTTTAACGGATGCAGAAGGATGTATACTTGGTTTTTCGTTCTTAAGCGCCAGATCGCCAGCCTTGAGATACAATCTTTTGCCCAGAGAACCGCCCGGGTGATACTTAGCAAAATCATCACGGTTAAAACCGCGGGCATGGAGTAAGCACACCGCAATCGCATCGCCCATGGCCAGTTGAGCAGTCGTGCTGGTGGTGGGGGCAAGGTTATGCGGACAGGCCTCTTTACTCACTGCAGCATTCAGGACAAAATCGGCCATGCGGGCCAACTCTGATTCGGTGTTGCCCACAATGCCAATAAGTACGTTGCCGCCTTGCTTTAGCAGCGGGGCAAGCAGCTTAATCTCCGGGGTGTTACCACTTTTTGAAATGCATATAACGATGTCGTTTTTCTGAATCATGCCCAGATCGCCATGAACGGCGTCGGCCGCATGCATAAACACCGCCGGAGTTCCGGTAGAGTTAAACGTAGCAACAATCTTTTGCGCAATAATTGCGCTTTTGCCAATACCGGTAACCACTACTCTTC
Coding sequences within it:
- a CDS encoding KpsF/GutQ family sugar-phosphate isomerase, which gives rise to MKSKKSIIDNAANTLKLEAEAIAGLIDRIDDSFVNIIHLIIENEGRVVVTGIGKSAIIAQKIVATFNSTGTPAVFMHAADAVHGDLGMIQKNDIVICISKSGNTPEIKLLAPLLKQGGNVLIGIVGNTESELARMADFVLNAAVSKEACPHNLAPTTSTTAQLAMGDAIAVCLLHARGFNRDDFAKYHPGGSLGKRLYLKAGDLALKNEKPSIHPSASVKDVIVEISQNRLGAVVVIDGDNILGVITDGDIRRMLEKQTDLTNLKASDLMTSTPKRVDRDTLAIDALNVIKENNITQLLVTDRERYFGMLHLHDLLQEGII